DNA sequence from the Fuscovulum ytuae genome:
CCCTATGCGGCGGCGGTGGTCTGTTTGCCCCGTGCGCGGGCGCAGGGGCAGGCCCTGATCGCTGCGGCCGCCGAGGTGGTGGTGCCGGATGGACCCATCGCCGTGGACGGGCAAAAGACCGACGGCATCGACTCGCTTCTAAAGGACTTGCGCGGGCGGGTTGCGCTGTCGGAGGCGCTGTCCAAGGCGCATGGCAAGATCGCGGTTTTTGCCGCTGGGCCGGGGCTGGCGGATTGGGCGGCGCAGCCTGCTGAGGTGGACGGCTTCCGCACCGTGCCAGGCGTGTTCAGCGCGGATGGGGTTGACCGGGGTTCGGCCTTGCTGGCCGCTGCCCTGCCTGCCGAGATGAAGGGCAAGGTGGCCGATCTGGGGGCAGGCTGGGGTTATCTGGCGCGGGCCGTGCTGGCGCGGACGGGCGTTAAGGAATGCCATCTGGTGGAGGCCGAGGCCGAGGCGCTGGATTGTGCGCGGGTGAATGTGGTGGATGACCGTGCGGTGTTTTACTGGGCGGATGCAACGACGGTGCGGCTGCCGAAACTGATGGAACATGTGGTGATGAACCCGCCCTTCCATGCCGGGCGGGATGCCGATCCGGCGCTGGGGGTGGCTTTCATCGGCGCTGCGGCGCGCGCCTTGGCGCCTGATGGGGTGCTGTGGCTGGTCGCCAATCGCCACCTGCCTTATGATCGGGTGTTGAAAGGCCTGTTCCGCGAGGTGCAGGAGATCGGCGGCGATGCCGCCTTCCGGGTGACTCGGGCGGCCTATCCGCTGCGGACCCGATAAGGGGAACGGGATGAGCTTTTCGATTTCGGGCAAGACGGCCATCGTGACCGGGGCGGCCAATGGCATCGGGTTGGCGATCGCGCGGCATTTCCTCGACAAGGGGGCGAATGTGATGTTCGCTGATATGGACGAGGCGCGACTTGAAGATGAAGTGGGTGCCGAGGCGCGGGGCGAGGGGCAGGTGCGGATGTTCGCGGGCGATCTGCGGCAAAAGCTGACCATCGCCAATCTGCTTTCGGCCACGGTGGATGCCTTTGATCGCGTGGACATTCTTGTGAATGCCAGCCGCCAGTGCCGGACATCAAACCCGATCGACCCGGAAGAGGATGGGGTGGATGAGTTGTGGCAGCAAAATGTGCTGACCAGCCTGCGCCTCAGCCAGATGACGGCGAAGCGGATGATCCAAAAGGCGGAAAAGGCCGGAACGGAAGGGATGATCGGGTCGATCATCAACCTTTCGTCGTTGGCGGCGGTACGGACGCAGCCTGAACTGCTGGCCTATTCGATCAGTTCGGCAGCGGTGGAGCAGATGACGCGGTCCTTGGCCGTAGCCTTGGCACCCAAAGGGATACGGGTGAATGCGGTGTCCTTTGCCAGCGTCCTGAGCGCGTCGATGCAGGGCGCGCTGAAGGAGAACCCGGATTGGCGCGGGGTGGTCGAGGCGGGTACGCCGCTGGGCCGGATCGCCAGCGCCGATGAGGTGGCGGAGGCTGCGCATTTCCTTGCCAGCGATGCGTCGGGGTTCATGACGGGGCAGGTCCTGACACTGGACGGCGGACGGGGCCTGTTGGACGTGGTGGCGGCCCCGTCGTTTTGATCAGTCGGGATATTGCGCTTTGCACTGGGCGATGACGGGCTCCGCGGCGCGGGCCAGTTGATCGCGCCGTTCCAGCATGCTTTCCAGTTTGGCGGATTCGGCCTTCAGGTCGATGGCCTTGGGGCGGCTGCGGGTCTGGGCTTCTTGTTCGAAGCAATAATAGGGGGCAGCCGCGGGCTGGCCCGGCGCTGGTGCCGGAGCCTGACACAGCTGCCAGACAGGCACATGGACGGTGTATTCCTCAATCGCGTAGCCGCGGCTGAGGTTGCCTTGCGTCTCGGCGATCAACTTTTCCATCACGCGCAGATCGCGGGTGTTGCGGTTGATGCATTGTTCTTGCGGGGTGCCGCAGGCGGCAAGAAGAACGAGGGGCACGAGTGACAAGCGGCGCATGATCTGGTCTTTCCGTTTTGGCGGCATTCTAGCGCGGGGCGGTGGATGCTGCCAAATGGCATGTTGGCGAGCGGTTGGTGCAGTGCTAGGCATGGAAGTGTCAACTTGGAGAGACAGATGACCGACCTGTTCGATGCCCGCAAGGCCCGTGCCGCCGCTTGGTTCCGTGAATTGCGCGATCAGATCGTCGCCTCATTCGAGGGGCTGGAGGATCGGTTTGGCGAAGGCGAGCCGGGCCGGTTTGAGGTGACACCCACGACGCGGGCCGATGGCGGTGGCGGGTTGATGAGCGTGATGCGCGGTGGCCGGGTGTTTGAAAAGGTCGGCGTGAACGTGTCCGAGGTGCATGGCACCTTGGGCGAGCGGGCGCAGAAGGCGATGGCAGCGCGGGGCGTGCCGGGGATGGACAAGGACCCGCGCTTTTGGGCATCGGGGATTTCGCTGGTGGCGCATATGGTGAACCCGCATGCGCCTGCGGTGCATATGAACACGCGGATGTTCTGGACGCCGCATGCATGGTGGTTCGGCGGTGGGTCGGATCTTAACCCGGCCATCGAATATGCCGAGGATACGGCGCATTTCCATGGCCAGATGCAGGCGGCCTGCGATCTGCACGACGCGGGCTATTACCCAAAGTTCAAGGCATGGGCGGATGAGTATTTCTTCGTGCCGCATCGGGGAAGGGCGCGGGGCGTGGGGGGCATCTTTTATGATGACCTGAATAGCGGTGGCCCGGATGCCGACAGCTGGGATGCGGATTTCGCCTTCACGCAGGATGTGGGGCGGCATTTCCTGCCTGCCTTCGTGCCGGTGACAGAGCGGCGGGTGGGCAGTGCATGGACCGAGGCCGACCGCGAGGCGCAATTGGTGCATCGCGGGCTTTATGCGGAATACAACCTTGTCTACGACCGGGGCACGAAGTTCGGGCTGGAGACGGGGCATGATGCCAATGCCGTGTTGATGAGCCTGCCGCCCATCGCCAAGTGGACTTGACCGGCGGCGCGCTGTAAGGGGGCGCGGTCAGGGCAAGGGGCGGATCATGGCGGATATCGAGATCAGGGCGCGGGCCTTCTGGACCGACACCGAGGGCGGCGAGCATGCCGTGGGATTCGCGGCGAGCGAGGACCCTGAGGACGGCTATGTGATCTTCGAAGGGAAGCCGGGCGACCGGAAGGGCCTGTATCTTGAGGTGTCCGACGAAATCTTCGCCGCCAAGGATGCGGTGGAGGCGGTGGCCTTTTCCGATCAGGGTTTTGTCCTGACGATCAAGCCGTCGATGCAGGCCAAGCTGGGTATGGTGGGCGAGGTGGCAGTTTTCGTCGCCGGCGATGATGCGGATGGTCAGGCGGCGCTGACGGTGCTGCGGGGTTTGGTTGGCTGAGGCCTAGGATGGGCAGATTGCCCTTCCTTCGCGTCAGGCCTGCTGCCACAGCAGCGCCGCCACGCCTGCCACGATGATCGCCATGCCAAGATACTGTCGCGGCGTGGTTTTCTGCCGAAAGTGCAGTCGGGCGACGATCTGGGCCAGTGGCACCTCGACCAGTGCCAATGTGCGAACATTCGCGGCGGTGGTCAGCGAGAAGCCTGTGAACCAGCAGGCCGAGGCGAAGGCGCCAAGGAAACCTGCGGCAAGCGATGTGCGCCAGACGCGGAAGGAACCTTTCAGCGCGCCCTTGTCGAAAATCGCAAGCCAGATCAACAGTGTGGCGGATTGGATCGCAAGCGCGAGGGTCAACGTGGTCAGCGCGCGGGTGAGGAAACCGCCCTCGGGCAGGGCGGTGATGCCGCCGCGAAAGCCGATGGCAGCAAGGCCATAGCCCGCGCCCGCCAGAAGGCCGAGGGCGGCGGGGCGGAACTGAAAGAGGGTTCGGATCGGCCCTGGCTTGATCGACAGGACGAGGACCCCTCCCGTGGCCAGCGCGATGGCGGCAAGCGTCCCGGAGGTCAGGTGGTCGCCCAGCAGGGCGATCCCCAGAAGCGCCACGAGGACGGGTTCGGTCTTGATCCATGCCGTGGCGACGCCGAAGCCCTGATCCCGCATGAGGAGGAGCATGAGCGCGGTGCCCGCGATCTGTGCCCATGCGCCGAGGGCTGTCCAGCCAAGGGTGGACAGGCCGGGGATGGGGATGGCCGATCCTGTCCAAGTAGTTTGCATCAAAAGGAAAAATACGGCGAAGGGCAGGCCGAAGAGAAAGCGGACCTGCGTCGCGCCAACGGTTCCCAGCGCGGATGTCAGGCCCGCCTGCGTGGCATTGCGCCCGGTCTGGGCCAGCGCCCCCAGAAGCGCGGCCCAGACCCAAAGCGCCATGTCAGGCCCCGCGGACCGTGTCGATCATCAGTTGCACATTGGCGGGGTCGGCATCTGGCGTGATGCCATGGCCGAGGTTGAAGATATGCGGCCCCTTCCGGAAGGCATCGACCACGCGGCGGGTTTCGCGGACCAACGCCTCGCCGCCTGTGACCATGTGTTCGGGGGCAAGGTTGCCTTGGACGCAGCCCCCCGGCTGGACATGTTCGGCGGCCCATTCCGGGCTGACGGAATTGTCGATGGCCACGCAATCTGCCCCCGTCTTGGCGGCGAAGCCGATATAGCCGTCGCCTGCCTCACGCGGGAAGGCGATGATCGGCAGGCCGGGGTGGCGGTCCTTCATCGCGCTGATGATGCGGGCGGCGGGTTTGACGGCGAAGTCTTTGAAATCCTGACCTTTCAGGGAGCCTGCCCATGAGTCGAAGAGCTTAACCACCTCGGCCCCGGCGATCACTTGGGCGGAGAGATATTCGACCGTGGCTTCGGTGATGCGGTCGATCAGCGCCTCGAAAGTGGCGCGGTCGGTGTTCTTGAGCGCATGGGCGGCGCCTTGGTCTTTGGAGCCACGGCCTGCGATCATGTAGGTGGCGACCGTCCAAGGGGCGCCGGCAAAGCCGATGAGGGTGGTTTCTTTGGGCAATTCGCGGGCGAGGATGCGGACGGTTTCGTAGACCGGGGAAAGCGTGTCGTGGATCGCGTCGGTGGGTTTGAGCGCCCTGACCTGATCCATCGTGGTGGTGGTTTCCATCCGCGGGCCTTCGCCGGTTTCGAACCAGAGTTTCGGCCCCAAGGCCTGTGGCAGAAGGAGGATGTCGGCAAAGAGAATGGCCGCGTCAAAGCCATAGCGGCGGATCGGTTGCAGGGTAACTTCTGCAGCAAGATCAGGGGTATAGCAGAGCGACAGGAAATCCCCGGCCTGCGCGCGTGTGGCGCGGTATTCGGGCAGGTAGCGACCCGCCTGACGCATCATCCAGATCGGCGGGGTGGGCAGCGTTTCGCCGGCAAGGGCGCGCAGGATGGTCTTGGTGGGCTGGGTCATGGGGTGGCTTTCGTGGGGTCGCCCCTGCGGGGCCGGAGGGGTGATGCGGGGCGACGCAGGGCGCTGTCTCTGGCCCGAAGGGGCCGGAGGGCGGGGCATGGGGCCGGAGCCGGGGCGCGAAGCGGCGTCATGACCCATGGGTCTGACGGCGGCGGGGTCTTGTCAAGAGTTGTCAGGCAAAGATGACAGTTGTATGCCTTGGGGCATGACAAATCCGCTTCCCTCCCCCGCCCAGCCCTTGAAGATCGGAACCCGTGGTTCGCCCCTTGCGCTGTGGCAGGCGCATGAGGTGCGGCGCTGCTTGATGGGGGCCTTTGACCTGCCGGAGGCAGCCTTTGAGATCGTGGTCATCAAGGTGACGGGGGACCAGATCCTTGACAAGCCGCTGAAGGAGATCGGCGGCAAGGGGCTGTTCACACGCGAGATAGAGGAGGCCTTGATCGACGGGGCCATAGATATAGCGGTCCATTCGATGAAGGACATGCCGACGGTGCAGCCGGAGGGGTTGGTCCTTGACTGCTATCTGCCGCGCGAGGATGTGCGGGACGGGTTCGTTTCGCCGGGGGTCGCGTCGCTGGCTGATCTGCCGCAAGGGGCGGTGGTGGGGTCTTCGTCGCTGCGGCGGCGGGCGCAATTGGCGTTGCGGCGGCCTGATTTGCGGCTGGTGGAGTTCCGGGGGAACGTTCAGACGCGGATGCGCAAGCTGGAAGAGGGGGTGGCGGTGGCCACCTTCCTTGCCATGGCGGGGTTGAATCGGCTGGGCATGGCGCATGTGGCGCGATCCGCCATCGCGCCGGAGGAGATGCTGCCTGCCGTGGCGCAGGGCGCGATTGGGGTGGAAAGACGCATTGCGGATCAACGGGTTGCAGGGATGCTGGCGGCGATCCATGACGGGCCGACGGGGGTGCGTTTGGCCGCCGAGCGGGGGTTCCTTGCGCGCTTGGACGGGTCTTGCGAGACGCCGATTGCGGGGTTGGCTGTGATCGAGGGTGAGCGCCTTTGGCTGCGGGGTGAGATCCTGCGGCCTGACGGCAGCGAGTCGATCACGGCTGAGCGGCGGGGGGCCATTTCCGACGCCGCGGCCATGGGGCGCGATCTGGCGGATGAGGTGCTGGGGCGGGCGCCTGAGGGATTTTTCAGCTGGCGCTAAGTGCTTGCGGGCGCTGGGTTAATTCTCCAAAAGCCGTGAAAACGGTTGTGCCCTGTTTTGTGCCGGATTTTGTGCAGCAAACTGTGGGCACGCGCGCTGCTGTTTCGCGCGGTTAACCATGATCTGCGGGGGTGAGTCGGGGTGGCGAAATCTGGCGCAGATTTCGCGGCGTTTTTTGACGCAAAAAACGCTTTCGGGCGTCGGTCTGGTTTGGACCCGGAATGTGCGTCACATTCCGTCGCGTTTCCTGCGTCAGGAAACGCCTAGGCGCGGGCGGTCGATCCAAAGGAGGGCCAGCGCGCCCAGAAGGGCGATGCCTGCCCCCATGAACGCTGTCAGCGCGTAGCCGCCGCCGATCATTGCACCCAGCGCGAAGGCCGCCGCCGCCAGAAGTTCCGCCGCCAGCCGTTGCAGCGCCAGCATCGCCCCCGCTGCGCCGGGGCGGCCGTCGAGCAGATCTTGATAATAGGCGATGGGCAGGGTGATGATCGCCGTCCCGCCCAAGCCCGCCAGCAGCGGCAGGAGCCAGAGCCATGCGGTTTCGGTCAGGACGGGCATCAGGGCGAGGTGGGAGATGTAGATCACCGTCCCTGCCGCCATCAACGTGGCGCGGCGGAAGCGGCGCGTCAGAAGGGGGAGGAGGAGCATGCAAGGCACCTCCCACCCCGCGACGAGGCCGATATAGAGCGCGGCATCGCCTGCGTCGCGGCTGGGTGAGGCATCGAAGACCAGCGCGGTGAGGATCATGTAGAGGTTCCCCGCCGAGGCGATGGCCCCAAGAAGGAGAAGGCGGATCAGGATGCGGCCTTCGGCAATCTCGGCAAAGGCGCGGCGGAAATTGAGGCCGGAGGGGCGATCCTGCCATGCGGTCTGCCCGTCGTGGGGCCAGCGCAGGTGCAGGAGGGTGGCAAGGATCACGGCGGCCACCGTCGCCGAGAGATAGACGGCCATCACGTCGAGGCCCCAGCCGAAGGCGAAGGTGAAGAAGATCAGCATGGCGAGGAAGCTGAGCGAGAGGGCCGAGCGTAGGGTGGCGAGGATCGCGTCCCGGGCGGCGCCGTCATCCTTGGCGCGGGCCAGCCGTGCCAATGCGAAAAGCTGGCCATAGAGCGAGGTGGCGACCGGGAAGAGGAGCCCGTGGCAGAGCAGGAAGGTGAGGGGTGAGGGGGCGATGAGCATAAGCCCCACGCCCGCCGCGCCGGAGGCGGCGGTCAGAAGGGCGATGCGGCGGCGGTTAGCGCGTTGATCCGACAGGATGCCCAGAAGGACCGAGGCGCTGACCGAAACCGCCGAGGCCATGGCAAGGATCAGGGCGAAGACGGGTTCCGAAAGGCCCAGGCGTTCGATCCCCACGAGCGATTGATAGGGATAGACCGAGGCGTTGAGCGCGCCCAAAAGCAGCATTGACCAAGCGATGAGCCTGAGCGTCGGATCGCGCAGGACGGCGAAGGCGGTCATTTCGGGGGGATGACCTTTCCGGGGTTCATCAGATTGGCCGGATCGATGGCCCGTTTGATCTTGCGCATCAGGTCAAGTGCAACGGGGTTTTTGCGGCGGGCCATGGAGGGCAGTTTGGACAGGCCCACGCCATGTTCGGCAGAGAAGGAGCCGCCAAGGTCTTGCACGATGTCTTCGATCGCGGTGATGACGCGGTCGTAAAGGTCTTTCGACGGGTCGCCGGGATAGACCGAGAAATGCAGGTTTCCATCGCCCAGATGGGCAACGGTCAGGGTTTCGGCGCCGGGGGCGATGGCGTCAAGCCGAGGCGCGATGCGGGTGAGGAAGGTTTCGACCTTGTCGAGGGGGAGGGCAATGTCGCTGTCGATCATCGGTTTGACGGCGGCGCCAAGTTCGGCCGCCGCCTCGCGCCGCGCCCACATGGCCGCGCGCTGGGTAGAGGAGCGGGCGAGGGTGGCGTCGAGGATGAGGCCTTCCTCCATCAGCGCGGCGAGGGTGTCTTCCAGCAGATCGGTGAGGGGGAGTGTGCCTTGCGCCGTTTCGGTAGTGAGCGCGGGGGCGGTGGCGGCAACTTCGACAAGGATCGTGCAGTCGCGATGGGCGGGGAAGGGGATGCCAAGATCGGGGCGGACCTTTTCCAGCCGGGTCATGTAATCGGCGGGCATGTATTCGAACGCCTCCACCAGACCGCCTGTGGCGGCTTGCAGGCGGTTCAGAAGGATGAGGGCGTCGGGCAGCGAGCGGGCGGCGAGGGTGGCCGTGGCATGGGCGCGCGGGGCGGGGACGAGTTTCATCACGGCGGCGGTGATGATGCCGAGGGTGCCTTCGGCACCGATGAAGAGGTCCTTGAGGTCGTAGCCAGAGTTGTCCTTGTGCAGTTCGGACATGAGATCGAGGATTTGGCCGTCGGGGAGCACGACCTCGAGCCCCAAGCAAAGCGCGCGGGTCGAGCCGTAGCGCAGGACGTTCGATCCGCCCGCATTGGTGGACAGGACGCCGCCGATCATGGCGGAGCCGCGCGCGCCGAACCAGAGGGGGAAATAAAGATCGTGGTCGGCGGCGGCGTCGTGGAGGCGCGAGAGGATGACGCCCGCCTCGACGATGGCGAGGCGGGAGGAGGGGCGGATGTCGCGGATGCGGTTGAGGCGTTCGGTGGACAGAAGGAGGCCGCCTTCGGTGTAGGTGGCCCCTGTCAGACCTGTATTGCCGGAGATGGGGATGACGGGGATGCCGTGTTCGGCGGCGAGTTTGACTGTGGCAGCCACTTCGGCGGTGGAGCCGGGGCGGGCGACGGCGAGGGGGGCACCTTCATAGGTGCCCATCCAATCGCGCGACAGGCGCGCGGTATCGGGCCCGGTGAGGACATTCGTCTTACCGAGAAGGGCTTCGAGGGCGGGGATGAGGGACATGGCATGCGCTCCGGTCGTGGGGCGAGTCATCGGACGGCGCGGGGCGGGTTGCAAGGGGAGATGTTGCGTCCTGTGATGCCGGCGCAAGGTGAGTATTTGGGCCAAGATGAAGGGGAGGGCGTGCTTCGGTCTTGGCTGTAGGCGCGATGGCGCGGGATGGGATGAGGTGCGGCGGCGGTCAGTCCCCGGACTGCGCGGCGAGGTCGAGGAGGGCGGGGCCGAGGCGGGTGACGATCTGCGCCACGCCGTCCTTGTTGGGGTGGATGCCGTCGGGTTGCATCCATTGGCGGATCTGGCCCGGATCGGTGGCGTCGGGCGAGAGCAGGCGGAAGAAGGGGGCCGTGATTTTCGCACCATGGGCCGTGGCGATGTCGGCATAGAGGCTGTCGAAATCAGCCTTGTAATCGGGGCCGAAATTGCCCGGTGCCTGCATCGGGACGACGAGGACGGCAAGGCCGCGGTCGGTGGCGGTTTTCACGATGCTGTCGATGTTCTTGCGGGTTTCTTCGGGGGGCAGGCCACGGAGGAGGTCATTGCCGCCGAGCGTCACGATCAGGGCGTCGGTTTCCGGCGTCAGCGACCAGTCGAGGCGGGAGAGGCCGCCCGCCGAGGTGTCGCCCGAGACGCCTGCATTGATCACGGTGGCGGGGGAGCCTTGCGCGGCGAGCCATGCGTTGAGTTGGGGGACCAGACCTTCGCCGTCGGGCAGGCCGTAGCCTGCGGTGAGGCTGTCGCCAAGCGCCACGATGGTGGGTTCGGCCTGTGCGGCAGAGGGGTGCCCGACGGAAAGGGTTGCGGCGAGCGTTACAGAGGCTAGCGCCAATGTGATGTTGCGGAGCCTGCGGCGCGCGCCATATGTGGCATTGGACAGTTGGAAGGCGATTTTCATGGCGGATGCGGTGCTCGATACAGTTCTGACGCTGAAGGACGTTCGGTTGACTTTGGCGGGAAATGCGGGGCCGGTCGATATCCTCAAGGGCATATCACTGGAAGTTCATGCGGGCGAGACGGTTGGTCTGATCGGGCCGTCGGGATCGGGGAAGTCGTCGCTTTTGATGCTGATGGGGGGGTTGGAGCGGGCCACGGGGGGCGAGGTGCGCGCCTTGGGGCAGGACCTGACGGCGATGGACGAGGATGGGCTGGCGCGGTTCCGGCGCGGCAAGATGGGGGTGGTGTTCCAGTCCTTCCACCTGATGCCCACAATGACGGCCTTGGAGAATGTGGCGGTACCCTTGGAGTTGATGGGGGTGCCAGATGCCTTTGCACGGGCAGAGGCGGAGTTGCAGGCCGTGGGTCTGGGCGCGCGGATGGGACATTATCCAAGCCAGATGTCGGGGGGCGAGCAGCAGCGCGTGGCGCTGGCCCGCGCGGCGGCACCACGTCCGGCGATCCTTTTGGCGGATGAGCCGACGGGCAACCTTGATGGGGTGAACGGGCAGGCCATCATGGACCTTTTGTTCGGGTTGCGGGATCGGCATGGAGCGACGCTTGTCCTTGTGACCCATGCGCCGGAACTGGCCGCGCGCTGTGACCGGGTGGTGCGGCTTGCCGATGGGCGGGTTGTGCAGTCGGAGGTGGCGGCGTGAGTCCCGATCTGAGACTGGCTTGGACGATAGCCCGGCGCGAATTGCGCGGGGGCGTGAAGGGGTTTCGGGTGTTTCTGGCCTGCCTTGCGCTGGGCGTGGCGGCGATTGCCGCCGTGGGGCTTGTGCGGGCGTCGATCCAGCAGGGGCTGGCCGATCAGGGCGCGGTGCTGCTGGGCGGCGATGCGCAGATGGAATTCACCTACCGCTTTGCCACCGAGGATGAGCGGGCTTGGATGGACGGGGTTTCCGAGCGGGTTTCGGAGATCGTGGATTTCCGGTCCATGGTGGTGGTGGGCGAGGAAAGCGCGCTGACGCAGGTAAAGGCGGTGGATGACGCCTATCCGCTGCTTGGTTCGGTGGAATTGGAGGCGGGAACGCTGCCCGAGGCGCTGGCCGTGGTTGATGGCCGCGCCGGGATGGTGATGGACAAGGTTCTGGTGGATCGGCTGGGTCTGGCCATCGGCGATGCGGTCCGTATGGGCGTGGGGGAGTTTCGGCTGGGCGGCGTCCTGTTGCGGGAACCCGACAGTGCGACGGGGGGCTTTTCGCTGGGCCCGCGCACGATTGTGCGGACGGCCGATCTGGCGGGGTCGGGGTTGTTGGAGCCCGGTTCGCTGTATGAGACGGAATATCGCCTGATCCTGCCCGTGGGCACCGATTTGGCCGCGATGGAGCGGCGGGCCGAGGCGGAATTTGCCGATGCCGGGATGCGCTGGGATGACAGCCGCCGCGCCGCGCCGGGGGTGGAGCGGTTCGTGGACCGGATCGGGTCTTTCCTGATCCTTGTGGGGATCGCGGGGTTGGCCGTGGGTGGCGTGGGCGTGCAGGCGGCTGTGCGGGCCTATCTGGAGGGGAAGGTGGCGACGATTGCCACGCTGAAAACCCTTGGCGCGGAAGGGCGGCTGATCTTTCGCATCTATCTGTTGCAGATCGGGGTTCTGGCGGGGCTGGGGGTTTTGATCGGCCTTGCCCTTGGTGCGGCGGTGCCGATGCTCTTTGGCGGGGTGATCGAGGCGGCGCTGCCGTTTCCGGCGGAGGTGGGTGTCTATCCGCTGCCTTTGCTGGAGGCAGCGTTTTACGGGGTGGTGACGGCCTTTCTGTTCACCCTGTGGCCCTTGGCGCGGACCGAAGGGGTGCGGGCGGCGGCGTTGTATCGGGGGTCGGGTAAGGCGGGGATGCCTGCGGCGCGGCATCTGTGGGCCATCGGTGCCTTGGCTGTGTTGCTGATCGGGGGGGCTGTGTGGTTTTCCGGCACGTGGGAACTGACGCTGGGATCGGCGGGGGGCGTGATCGGGGCCTTGATCGTGCTGGCCGTGGCAGCGGTGGGTCTGCGGCGGCTGGCGCGGGGCGCGGCGCGGGCGGGGCTGGCGCGGGGGCGCGTGGCGCTGCGATTGGCGCTGGCCAGTATTGGCGGGCCACGGGATGAGGCGGGGGCGGTGATCCTGTCGCTTGGGCTTGGGCTTTCCGTGCTGGCGGCGGTGGGGCAG
Encoded proteins:
- a CDS encoding ABC transporter permease; protein product: MRLAWTIARRELRGGVKGFRVFLACLALGVAAIAAVGLVRASIQQGLADQGAVLLGGDAQMEFTYRFATEDERAWMDGVSERVSEIVDFRSMVVVGEESALTQVKAVDDAYPLLGSVELEAGTLPEALAVVDGRAGMVMDKVLVDRLGLAIGDAVRMGVGEFRLGGVLLREPDSATGGFSLGPRTIVRTADLAGSGLLEPGSLYETEYRLILPVGTDLAAMERRAEAEFADAGMRWDDSRRAAPGVERFVDRIGSFLILVGIAGLAVGGVGVQAAVRAYLEGKVATIATLKTLGAEGRLIFRIYLLQIGVLAGLGVLIGLALGAAVPMLFGGVIEAALPFPAEVGVYPLPLLEAAFYGVVTAFLFTLWPLARTEGVRAAALYRGSGKAGMPAARHLWAIGALAVLLIGGAVWFSGTWELTLGSAGGVIGALIVLAVAAVGLRRLARGAARAGLARGRVALRLALASIGGPRDEAGAVILSLGLGLSVLAAVGQIDANLRAAIETDLPERAPSYFFVDIQPGQVEGFLARMKGDAAVSKVESAPMLRAVLTQINGRPAKEVAGEHWVVRGDRGITYSAEPQENAKVVAGEWWPADYTGPAQVSFAAEEAEEIGLKLGDALVVNVLGRDIPATITSFRQVDFSSAGMGFVMTMNPAALQGAPHTFIATVYATEEAEAAILRDVSKAYPNVTAIRIREAIDRVTEALQAIATATAWAAAATLVTGFVVLIGAAAAGERARVYEAAVMKTLGATRGRILASFALRSALTGAAAGGVAIVAGGLAGWAVMVFVMEADYFFEPVSAIAIVAGGVFATMAAGLLFALRPLAARPAQVLRAQE